From the Streptococcus hyointestinalis genome, the window GGAGTCGCTGACACGTAGACAATCTGATGAACGTGGCTCTCAAACTCCTCACGGCGGAGCGGACGGTTATCAAGCGCACTCGGCAGACGAAAACCATAATTGACCAGCATCTCCTTACGTGCTCGGTCACCATTGTACATGCCCTTGATTTGCCCCATAGTCATGTGACTCTCGTCAATCATGATAAGAAAATCATCTGGGAAGAAATCAAGAAGTGTAAACGGTGGCTCTCCCTCACTACGACCATCCATGTGACGAGAATAGTTCTCAACGCCGTTGGTGTAGCCCATTTCTCGCAGCATTTCAATGTCGTATTCTGTTCTTTGGCGAATACGCTGCGCTTCAATAAGCTTACCCTCTTTTTCAAAGAGAGCGACCTGCTCTTCCATTTCCTTTTGAATCTTACTGATGGCGACTTCCATATGCTCGTCATTAGTCATAAAGTGGGTGGCAGGAAAGACAACCAGATGGTCAACATCCGCAATCACACGTCCTGTCAAGGGCTCAATCTCACGGATACGATCAATCTCATCACCGAAAAACTCTATCCTAAAGGCATGCTCGTCACGGCTAGCTGGAAAGAGCTCAACCACATCACCACGCACACGAAAACGCCCACGCTGAAAGTCGATGTCATTGCGCTCAAACTGAATGTCCACAAGGTCATTGAGCAGCTTGTCCCGTGAAATTTCCTGCATAGGACGCAGGCTCACAGCACTGTCAGCGTACTCTTTTGGTGAACCCAAACCGTAGATACATGAGACCGAAGCTACCACGATGACATCATTACGCTCCAAAAGCGCAGAAGTTGCTGAGTGACGGAGTTTATCAATCTCATCATTGACTGAACTGTCCTTTTCGATATAAGTATCGCTAGACGGCACATAAGCCTCAGGCTGGTAAAAGTCATAGTAAGACACAAAATACTCTACAGCATTATCTGGGAAAAACTCCTTAAACTCACCGTAGAGCTGACCTGCTAGGGTCTTATTGTGAGCGATGACAAGGGTAGGTTTATTGACCTTAGCAATCACCTGACTCATGGTGTAGGTTTTCCCTGTCCCTGTCGCTCCTTTTAAAATCTGGGCTTTTTCGCCACCCTCGATGTTATCAACCAAGGCTTCTATCGCCTCAGGCTGGTCTCCTGACGGCTCGTACTTAGACACTAATTTAAAGACATTATCTTCTTTTCGATCAATCATACATTTCTCACTTTCCTTACCTATTGTAACACATTCTAGAAAAGTTAGCAGAAACGAGATATTGCTAAATTTTTAGTTTATGTAAGAAAACCTAACATCAAAAATTGTAAAAAATTGACTTCTTCCTTATAATTTGCTAAAATAGAGCCTGTACTGCTAGAACACACTCATTCTAGTGATTTTTTTAATGAAGGAGACACTCATGAAGAAAACGATTAAGGCAACTTTATTTGCCCTGATGTCTGTATTCATGGTTTTTGGCGCAAAAGTCAGCGCTGATACGATTTCTATCGTGTCTGACACCGCCTATGCACCATTTGAATTTAAGGACAGCGATCAAGTTTATAAGGGAATTGATGTCGATATTATCCAAGAAGTCGCAAAGCGTGCTGGTTGGGATTATAAAATGACGTTTCCAGGCTTTGACGCCGCTGTCAATGCTGTCCAGTCTGGACAAGCCGATGCCCTTATGGCAGGGACAACTGTCACAGAAGCTCGTAAGAAGGTCTTTACTTTCTCTGACACTTACTACGACACTTCTATTGTTATCTACACCAAAAAAGGGACTAAGATTAGCAAGTATAGCCAGCTCAAAGGAAAAACCGTCGGGGTAAAAAACGGGACCGCTGCACAGTCTTTCCTTGAAGACAACAAGAAAAAATATGGCTATACCATCAAGACCTTTGATACTAGCGATTTGATGAATAACAGCCTTGACTCTGGCTCTATTGACGCCGCTATGGACGATGAACCTGTCGTCAAATACGCTATCAGCCAAGGTAAAGACTACGCTATCAATATGGACGGCGAATCTGTTGGAAGCTTTGCCTTTGGGGTTAAAAAGGGAAGCAAATACGAGTACCTCATCGAAGAATTTAACACAGCACTTGCTGCTATGAAATCTGACGGTACTTATGACCAAATCATGAACAAGTGGTTAGGCTCTGATGCTACTGAGACAAGTGCTAGCGCAACTGGGGACGCTAGTGCGAAAGCAACACCTAAAAAGACCACTTACAAGATTGTTTCAGACTCTTCGTTTGCTCCATTTGAATATCAAAACAGCTCAAACAAATACACTGGTTTTGATATGGAGCTTATCAAAGCTATCGCTAAACAGCAAGGCTTTAACATTACCATCAGCAACCCAGGTTTTGACGCTGCGCTTAATGCCGTTCAATCTGGACAAGCAGACGGTGTTATCGCTGGGATGACCATCACAGATGCCAGAAAAGACATCTTCACTTTCTCAGACCCTTACTATACATCTAACATCATCTTAGCAGTTAAAAAAGGCTCTTCTATCAAATCTTACGAGAACTTAAAAGGCAAAACTGTCGGTGCTAAGAACGGTACAGCTTCTTACACTTGGTTAGAGGAAAATGCCAATAAATACGGCTTTGAAGTACGTGCTTTTGACGAAGCGTCATCTATGTACGACAGTCTCAACTCTGGCTCTATCGATGCCCTTATGGATGACGAAGCTGTGCTTGCTTATGCTATCAAGCAAGGGCGCAACTTTGAGACACCTATCAAGGGTGAGGCTTCTGGTGACGTCGGCTTTGCAGTCAAAAAAGGCACTAACGCTGAACTTATCGAGATGTTCAATAACGGACTAGCTGCTCTCAAGAAAAACGGTCAGTATGATAAGCTCGTCAAGAAATACCTCACAACAACAGACTCATCATCTAGCAGCTCATCAACAAGCTCTACTGTTGACGAGACGAGCGTTTGGGGATTATTGAAAAATAACTACAAACAACTGCTCCAAGGACTGTGGACAACGATTAGCCTGACTCTGATTTCCTTTGCCATTGCTATGGTTATCGGTATCTTCTTTGGTATGCTAAGTGTGGCTCCAAATAGTATCTTGCGTGCTATTGCTGCTATCTTTGTCGATGTGGTGCGTGGTATTCCATTGATGATTGTGGCTGCCTTTATCTTCTGGGGAATTCCAAACCTTATCGAGCAGCTAACAGGTCACCAAAGCCCTATAAACGACTTTGTTGCAGCGACTATCGCCCTCTCACTAAATGCTGGTGCTTATATCGCTGAGATTGTCCGTGGGGGGATTGAGGCTGTGCCAAAAGGGCAAATGGAAGCCAGCCGTAGTTTAG encodes:
- a CDS encoding ABC transporter substrate-binding protein/permease; the protein is MKKTIKATLFALMSVFMVFGAKVSADTISIVSDTAYAPFEFKDSDQVYKGIDVDIIQEVAKRAGWDYKMTFPGFDAAVNAVQSGQADALMAGTTVTEARKKVFTFSDTYYDTSIVIYTKKGTKISKYSQLKGKTVGVKNGTAAQSFLEDNKKKYGYTIKTFDTSDLMNNSLDSGSIDAAMDDEPVVKYAISQGKDYAINMDGESVGSFAFGVKKGSKYEYLIEEFNTALAAMKSDGTYDQIMNKWLGSDATETSASATGDASAKATPKKTTYKIVSDSSFAPFEYQNSSNKYTGFDMELIKAIAKQQGFNITISNPGFDAALNAVQSGQADGVIAGMTITDARKDIFTFSDPYYTSNIILAVKKGSSIKSYENLKGKTVGAKNGTASYTWLEENANKYGFEVRAFDEASSMYDSLNSGSIDALMDDEAVLAYAIKQGRNFETPIKGEASGDVGFAVKKGTNAELIEMFNNGLAALKKNGQYDKLVKKYLTTTDSSSSSSSTSSTVDETSVWGLLKNNYKQLLQGLWTTISLTLISFAIAMVIGIFFGMLSVAPNSILRAIAAIFVDVVRGIPLMIVAAFIFWGIPNLIEQLTGHQSPINDFVAATIALSLNAGAYIAEIVRGGIEAVPKGQMEASRSLGISYGKTMRKVILPQAVRLMLPNFINQFVISLKDTTIVSAIGLVELFQTGKIIIARNYQSFRMYAILAVIYLVMITLLTRLAKRLEKRLN
- the uvrB gene encoding excinuclease ABC subunit UvrB, which codes for MIDRKEDNVFKLVSKYEPSGDQPEAIEALVDNIEGGEKAQILKGATGTGKTYTMSQVIAKVNKPTLVIAHNKTLAGQLYGEFKEFFPDNAVEYFVSYYDFYQPEAYVPSSDTYIEKDSSVNDEIDKLRHSATSALLERNDVIVVASVSCIYGLGSPKEYADSAVSLRPMQEISRDKLLNDLVDIQFERNDIDFQRGRFRVRGDVVELFPASRDEHAFRIEFFGDEIDRIREIEPLTGRVIADVDHLVVFPATHFMTNDEHMEVAISKIQKEMEEQVALFEKEGKLIEAQRIRQRTEYDIEMLREMGYTNGVENYSRHMDGRSEGEPPFTLLDFFPDDFLIMIDESHMTMGQIKGMYNGDRARKEMLVNYGFRLPSALDNRPLRREEFESHVHQIVYVSATPGDYELEQTDTVVEQIIRPTGLLDPEVEVRPTMGQMDDLLGEINSRVEKGERTFITTLTKKMAEDLTDYLKEMGVKVKYMHSDIKTLERTEIIRDLRLGVFDVLIGINLLREGIDVPEVSLVAILDADKEGFLRNERGLIQTIGRAARNSNGHVIMYADKITESMQKAMDETARRRRLQMAYNDKHGIVPQTIKKEIRDLIAITNKTEETELEKDLDVSTMSKKERQETIKKLQKEMQEAAELLDFELAAQLRDMVLELKAMD